Proteins from one Epinephelus moara isolate mb chromosome 1, YSFRI_EMoa_1.0, whole genome shotgun sequence genomic window:
- the znf280d gene encoding zinc finger protein 280D isoform X4 codes for MSELFMECVEEELEPWQKQAPEVHLIDDDDDDDEPIFVGVLSNNQKDAKPKPSPPQSAEKQDIKRPAPKSAIGASPIMLPLSVAGNAVNTVVPNLTTVTPQPVIVNNQGFIVASPQLANSSEFIASLGSQYPPGTSFTIVPAGQQQLFQQVSPTTVIPGVVHRPQVQQISNNVVTLSNVQSPAVYSAQSHQLQLNRSNPQPLQTFSVPAKANNNNKDPVLVKRGLPPQPVDNAAKRAKLDIVPTKLILPLDNGYMKKKCPKCQEEFLTQEALKFHVVSCCAVVECTSPSALNAANKRIMLVSDFYYGRFMGDGMKKEQKTNTTFKCQSCLKVLKNNIRFMNHMKHHLELEKQNSESWESHTTCQHCYRQYLTPFQLQCHIESAHSPIESSTNCKICELAFESEQVLLEHMKDNHKPGEMPYVCQVCNYRSSFFSDVETHFRSVHENTKDLLCPFCLKVLRSSHMYMQHYMKHQKKGIHRCGKCRLNFLTYKEKLEHKTHVHKTFRKPQALEGLPPGTKVTIRASLTGKTPSLPTSPDRPSFTVTPESFNQQTKPPVSASKSKSNYSAAGKAKATQSSKKQNCRTSKHNLALRNLRVNGGRYTCIECNGQVDDFFSHFPMASNCGACRYRTSCKVSIGNHMIKFHSTITKNRFLKMDYKRNSSALKLTLVCLNCDLLVDASGGDLMTKHLTDRPHHICKVIQERGVSSPGSQQKSCLS; via the exons ATGTCTGAACTTTTTATGGAGTGTGTCGAGGAAGAGCTGGAGCCGTGGCAGAAACAAGCTCCTGAAGTTCATTTgatagatgatgatgatgatgacgatgaacCCATCTTCGTAGGAGTGCTCT CTAATAACCAGAAAGATGCCAAGCCTAAACCTTCACCTCCTCAGAGTGCAGAGAAACAAGACATAAAGCGTCCTGCTCCCAAGTCTGCCATTGGTGCCTCACCAATAATGCTGCCCTTGAgtgtggctggaaatgcagtgaatACTGTGGTACCCAATCTGACAACAGTGACCCCCCAGCCTGTTATTGTCAATAACCAG GGCTTCATAGTCGCTTCTCCGCAATTGGCAAACAGCAGTGAGTTTATTGCCTCTCTTGGGAGCCAGTACCCTCCTGGGACTTCATTTACAATTGTACCAG CTGGTCAACAGCAGCTTTTTCAGCAGGTCTCCCCAACCACGGTAATACCTGGTGTTGTCCACCGGCCTCAGGTGCAACAAATCAGCAACAACGTTGTGACGTTGTCTAACGTCCAAAGTCCTGCTGTGTATTCAGCACAATCTCACCAGCTGCAGCTCAACCGTTCCAATCCACAACCTCTTCAGACCTTCTCTGTGCCTGCAAAGgccaataacaataacaaag ATCCAGTCCTAGTCAAACGAGGATTACCACCACAGCCAGTAGACAACGCAGCAAAAAGAGCCAAGCTTGATATAG tgCCAACAAAATTAATTCTCCCTTTGGATAATGGGTATATGAAGAAAAAGTGCCCAAAGTGTCAAGAAGAATTCCTTACACAGGAGGCCCTGAAATTTCatgttgtg AGCTGCTGCGCAGTCGTGGAATGTACATCTCCATCAGCCCTGAACGCTGCAAACAAGCGCATCATGCTGGTCTCAGATTTCTACTACGGCCGGTTTATGGGAGATGGGATGAAGAAGGAACAGAAGACCAACACCACGTTCAAGTGCCAGAGCTGTTTAAAAGTTCTCAAGAACAATATCAG GTTCATGAACCATATGAAGCACCACCTGGAGCTTGAAAAGCAGAACAGCGAGAGCTGGGAAAGCCACACAACTTGCCAGCATTGCTACCGACAGTACCTGACTCCGTTCCAGCTGCAGTGCCACATCGAGAGCGCCCACAGCCCGATCGAATCCTCAA CCAACTGCAAGATATGTGAGCTGGCGTTTGAGTCGGAGCAAGTTCTTCTGGAACACATGAAGGACAATCATAAGCCCGGGGAAATGCCCTACGTCTGCCAG GTCTGCAACTACCGGTCCTCCTTCTTCTCAGATGTGGAGACACATTTCCGAAGTGTCCATGAAAACACGAAAGACCTGCTCTGTCCCTTCTGTCTCAAAGTTCTCAGAAGTAGTCATATGTACATGCAACACTACATGAAACATCAG aaaaAAGGGATCCATCGCTGTGGAAAATGCCGACTGAACTTTCTCACCTACAAGGAGAAACTGGAGCACAAGACTCACGTCCACAAGACTTTCAGAAAGCCTCAAGCCCTGGAAGGCCTTCCTCCAGGAACAAAG GTGACCATTCGAGCATCCCTCACGGGAAAGACACCCTCATTGCCGACCTCCCCTGATCGTCCGAGCTTTACTGTCACTCCAGAAAGTTTCAACCAGCAAACCAAACCTCCAGTCAGTGCGTCCAAGTCTAAGTCAAACtactctgcagcaggaaaagcCAAGGCGACTCAGAGCAGCAAGAAGCAGAATTGCCGGACCAGCAAGCACAACCTGGCACTCAGGAATCTCAG GGTCAACGGAGGGCGGTACACGTGCATCGAGTGCAACGGACAAGTTGACGACTTCTTTTCTCATTTCCCAATGGCTTCAAATTGTGGTGCGTGCAGATATCGGACAAGTTGCAAAGTCTCCATTGGTAACCACATGATCAA GTTTCATAGCACCATAaccaaaaacagatttttgaaaatggattACAAGAGGAATTCATCTGCATTAAA ACTGACGCTGGTCTGTCTCAACTGTGACCTCCTTGTGGATGCATCAGGCGGTGACCTGATGACCAAACACTTAACTGATAGACCCCATCACATATGCAAAGTCATTCAGGAGAGAG GAGTCTCCTCTCCAGGCAGCCAGCAAAAGTCATGTTTGTCTTGA
- the znf280d gene encoding zinc finger protein 280C isoform X1 — MSELFMECVEEELEPWQKQAPEVHLIDDDDDDDEPIFVGVLSNNQKDAKPKPSPPQSAEKQDIKRPAPKSAIGASPIMLPLSVAGNAVNTVVPNLTTVTPQPVIVNNQGFIVASPQLANSSEFIASLGSQYPPGTSFTIVPAGQQQLFQQVSPTTVIPGVVHRPQVQQISNNVVTLSNVQSPAVYSAQSHQLQLNRSNPQPLQTFSVPAKANNNNKDPVLVKRGLPPQPVDNAAKRAKLDIVPTKLILPLDNGYMKKKCPKCQEEFLTQEALKFHVVSCCAVVECTSPSALNAANKRIMLVSDFYYGRFMGDGMKKEQKTNTTFKCQSCLKVLKNNIRFMNHMKHHLELEKQNSESWESHTTCQHCYRQYLTPFQLQCHIESAHSPIESSTNCKICELAFESEQVLLEHMKDNHKPGEMPYVCQVCNYRSSFFSDVETHFRSVHENTKDLLCPFCLKVLRSSHMYMQHYMKHQKKGIHRCGKCRLNFLTYKEKLEHKTHVHKTFRKPQALEGLPPGTKVTIRASLTGKTPSLPTSPDRPSFTVTPESFNQQTKPPVSASKSKSNYSAAGKAKATQSSKKQNCRTSKHNLALRNLRVNGGRYTCIECNGQVDDFFSHFPMASNCGACRYRTSCKVSIGNHMIKFHSTITKNRFLKMDYKRNSSALKLTLVCLNCDLLVDASGGDLMTKHLTDRPHHICKVIQERDIKAKDRLKNSKRKGVGFTVAPPVHALTSWAPSTSLPMSLLSRQPAKVMFVLTPPSDQKPKEMDLKPAESITSESVISESVISESVISESAISESVISESAISESVTPAAIEPPEPEPMLPADDKEKEKESAEMSVSEGTSEGEKQASLPALSSSCTSEDVLDPCEESAGNSESAVVKEELPEPEAEEQQTKTE; from the exons ATGTCTGAACTTTTTATGGAGTGTGTCGAGGAAGAGCTGGAGCCGTGGCAGAAACAAGCTCCTGAAGTTCATTTgatagatgatgatgatgatgacgatgaacCCATCTTCGTAGGAGTGCTCT CTAATAACCAGAAAGATGCCAAGCCTAAACCTTCACCTCCTCAGAGTGCAGAGAAACAAGACATAAAGCGTCCTGCTCCCAAGTCTGCCATTGGTGCCTCACCAATAATGCTGCCCTTGAgtgtggctggaaatgcagtgaatACTGTGGTACCCAATCTGACAACAGTGACCCCCCAGCCTGTTATTGTCAATAACCAG GGCTTCATAGTCGCTTCTCCGCAATTGGCAAACAGCAGTGAGTTTATTGCCTCTCTTGGGAGCCAGTACCCTCCTGGGACTTCATTTACAATTGTACCAG CTGGTCAACAGCAGCTTTTTCAGCAGGTCTCCCCAACCACGGTAATACCTGGTGTTGTCCACCGGCCTCAGGTGCAACAAATCAGCAACAACGTTGTGACGTTGTCTAACGTCCAAAGTCCTGCTGTGTATTCAGCACAATCTCACCAGCTGCAGCTCAACCGTTCCAATCCACAACCTCTTCAGACCTTCTCTGTGCCTGCAAAGgccaataacaataacaaag ATCCAGTCCTAGTCAAACGAGGATTACCACCACAGCCAGTAGACAACGCAGCAAAAAGAGCCAAGCTTGATATAG tgCCAACAAAATTAATTCTCCCTTTGGATAATGGGTATATGAAGAAAAAGTGCCCAAAGTGTCAAGAAGAATTCCTTACACAGGAGGCCCTGAAATTTCatgttgtg AGCTGCTGCGCAGTCGTGGAATGTACATCTCCATCAGCCCTGAACGCTGCAAACAAGCGCATCATGCTGGTCTCAGATTTCTACTACGGCCGGTTTATGGGAGATGGGATGAAGAAGGAACAGAAGACCAACACCACGTTCAAGTGCCAGAGCTGTTTAAAAGTTCTCAAGAACAATATCAG GTTCATGAACCATATGAAGCACCACCTGGAGCTTGAAAAGCAGAACAGCGAGAGCTGGGAAAGCCACACAACTTGCCAGCATTGCTACCGACAGTACCTGACTCCGTTCCAGCTGCAGTGCCACATCGAGAGCGCCCACAGCCCGATCGAATCCTCAA CCAACTGCAAGATATGTGAGCTGGCGTTTGAGTCGGAGCAAGTTCTTCTGGAACACATGAAGGACAATCATAAGCCCGGGGAAATGCCCTACGTCTGCCAG GTCTGCAACTACCGGTCCTCCTTCTTCTCAGATGTGGAGACACATTTCCGAAGTGTCCATGAAAACACGAAAGACCTGCTCTGTCCCTTCTGTCTCAAAGTTCTCAGAAGTAGTCATATGTACATGCAACACTACATGAAACATCAG aaaaAAGGGATCCATCGCTGTGGAAAATGCCGACTGAACTTTCTCACCTACAAGGAGAAACTGGAGCACAAGACTCACGTCCACAAGACTTTCAGAAAGCCTCAAGCCCTGGAAGGCCTTCCTCCAGGAACAAAG GTGACCATTCGAGCATCCCTCACGGGAAAGACACCCTCATTGCCGACCTCCCCTGATCGTCCGAGCTTTACTGTCACTCCAGAAAGTTTCAACCAGCAAACCAAACCTCCAGTCAGTGCGTCCAAGTCTAAGTCAAACtactctgcagcaggaaaagcCAAGGCGACTCAGAGCAGCAAGAAGCAGAATTGCCGGACCAGCAAGCACAACCTGGCACTCAGGAATCTCAG GGTCAACGGAGGGCGGTACACGTGCATCGAGTGCAACGGACAAGTTGACGACTTCTTTTCTCATTTCCCAATGGCTTCAAATTGTGGTGCGTGCAGATATCGGACAAGTTGCAAAGTCTCCATTGGTAACCACATGATCAA GTTTCATAGCACCATAaccaaaaacagatttttgaaaatggattACAAGAGGAATTCATCTGCATTAAA ACTGACGCTGGTCTGTCTCAACTGTGACCTCCTTGTGGATGCATCAGGCGGTGACCTGATGACCAAACACTTAACTGATAGACCCCATCACATATGCAAAGTCATTCAGGAGAGAG ATATCAAAGCCAAAGATCGATT AAAAAACTCTAAAAGAAAAGGGGTTGGTTTCACAGTGGCGCCCCCTGTCCATGCATTAACCAGTTGGGCCCCATCTACATCCTTACCTAT GAGTCTCCTCTCCAGGCAGCCAGCAAAAGTCATGTTTGTCTTGACACCACCGTCCGATCAAAAACCAAAGGAAATGGACTTAAAACCAGCTGAAAGCATCACATCTGAAAGCGTCATCTCTGAAAGCGTCATCTCTGAAAGCGTCATCTCTGAAAGCGCCATCTCTGAAAGCGTCATATCTGAAAGCGCCATATCTGAAAGTGTTACTCCCGCCGCCATTGAGCCACCAGAACCAGAGCCGATGTTGCCAGCAGATGataaggaaaaggaaaaggaatCCGCAGAGATGAGTGTCAGTGAAGGTACCTCTGAAGGAGAAAAGCAGGCGTCACTTCCCGCTTTGTCATCTTCCTGTACATCAGAGGACGTTTTAGACCCCTGTGAAGAGTCAGCGGGTAACTCAGAGAGCGCAGTTGTCAAAGAGGAGCTCCCTGAACCCGAGGCTGAGGAACAACAAACTAAAACAGAATGA
- the znf280d gene encoding zinc finger protein 280C isoform X2: MSELFMECVEEELEPWQKQAPEVHLIDDDDDDDEPIFVGVLSNNQKDAKPKPSPPQSAEKQDIKRPAPKSAIGASPIMLPLSVAGNAVNTVVPNLTTVTPQPVIVNNQGFIVASPQLANSSEFIASLGSQYPPGTSFTIVPAGQQQLFQQVSPTTVIPGVVHRPQVQQISNNVVTLSNVQSPAVYSAQSHQLQLNRSNPQPLQTFSVPAKANNNNKDPVLVKRGLPPQPVDNAAKRAKLDIVPTKLILPLDNGYMKKKCPKCQEEFLTQEALKFHVVSCCAVVECTSPSALNAANKRIMLVSDFYYGRFMGDGMKKEQKTNTTFKCQSCLKVLKNNIRFMNHMKHHLELEKQNSESWESHTTCQHCYRQYLTPFQLQCHIESAHSPIESSTNCKICELAFESEQVLLEHMKDNHKPGEMPYVCQVCNYRSSFFSDVETHFRSVHENTKDLLCPFCLKVLRSSHMYMQHYMKHQKKGIHRCGKCRLNFLTYKEKLEHKTHVHKTFRKPQALEGLPPGTKVTIRASLTGKTPSLPTSPDRPSFTVTPESFNQQTKPPVSASKSKSNYSAAGKAKATQSSKKQNCRTSKHNLALRNLRVNGGRYTCIECNGQVDDFFSHFPMASNCGACRYRTSCKVSIGNHMIKFHSTITKNRFLKMDYKRNSSALKLTLVCLNCDLLVDASGGDLMTKHLTDRPHHICKVIQERADIKAKDRLSLLSRQPAKVMFVLTPPSDQKPKEMDLKPAESITSESVISESVISESVISESAISESVISESAISESVTPAAIEPPEPEPMLPADDKEKEKESAEMSVSEGTSEGEKQASLPALSSSCTSEDVLDPCEESAGNSESAVVKEELPEPEAEEQQTKTE; encoded by the exons ATGTCTGAACTTTTTATGGAGTGTGTCGAGGAAGAGCTGGAGCCGTGGCAGAAACAAGCTCCTGAAGTTCATTTgatagatgatgatgatgatgacgatgaacCCATCTTCGTAGGAGTGCTCT CTAATAACCAGAAAGATGCCAAGCCTAAACCTTCACCTCCTCAGAGTGCAGAGAAACAAGACATAAAGCGTCCTGCTCCCAAGTCTGCCATTGGTGCCTCACCAATAATGCTGCCCTTGAgtgtggctggaaatgcagtgaatACTGTGGTACCCAATCTGACAACAGTGACCCCCCAGCCTGTTATTGTCAATAACCAG GGCTTCATAGTCGCTTCTCCGCAATTGGCAAACAGCAGTGAGTTTATTGCCTCTCTTGGGAGCCAGTACCCTCCTGGGACTTCATTTACAATTGTACCAG CTGGTCAACAGCAGCTTTTTCAGCAGGTCTCCCCAACCACGGTAATACCTGGTGTTGTCCACCGGCCTCAGGTGCAACAAATCAGCAACAACGTTGTGACGTTGTCTAACGTCCAAAGTCCTGCTGTGTATTCAGCACAATCTCACCAGCTGCAGCTCAACCGTTCCAATCCACAACCTCTTCAGACCTTCTCTGTGCCTGCAAAGgccaataacaataacaaag ATCCAGTCCTAGTCAAACGAGGATTACCACCACAGCCAGTAGACAACGCAGCAAAAAGAGCCAAGCTTGATATAG tgCCAACAAAATTAATTCTCCCTTTGGATAATGGGTATATGAAGAAAAAGTGCCCAAAGTGTCAAGAAGAATTCCTTACACAGGAGGCCCTGAAATTTCatgttgtg AGCTGCTGCGCAGTCGTGGAATGTACATCTCCATCAGCCCTGAACGCTGCAAACAAGCGCATCATGCTGGTCTCAGATTTCTACTACGGCCGGTTTATGGGAGATGGGATGAAGAAGGAACAGAAGACCAACACCACGTTCAAGTGCCAGAGCTGTTTAAAAGTTCTCAAGAACAATATCAG GTTCATGAACCATATGAAGCACCACCTGGAGCTTGAAAAGCAGAACAGCGAGAGCTGGGAAAGCCACACAACTTGCCAGCATTGCTACCGACAGTACCTGACTCCGTTCCAGCTGCAGTGCCACATCGAGAGCGCCCACAGCCCGATCGAATCCTCAA CCAACTGCAAGATATGTGAGCTGGCGTTTGAGTCGGAGCAAGTTCTTCTGGAACACATGAAGGACAATCATAAGCCCGGGGAAATGCCCTACGTCTGCCAG GTCTGCAACTACCGGTCCTCCTTCTTCTCAGATGTGGAGACACATTTCCGAAGTGTCCATGAAAACACGAAAGACCTGCTCTGTCCCTTCTGTCTCAAAGTTCTCAGAAGTAGTCATATGTACATGCAACACTACATGAAACATCAG aaaaAAGGGATCCATCGCTGTGGAAAATGCCGACTGAACTTTCTCACCTACAAGGAGAAACTGGAGCACAAGACTCACGTCCACAAGACTTTCAGAAAGCCTCAAGCCCTGGAAGGCCTTCCTCCAGGAACAAAG GTGACCATTCGAGCATCCCTCACGGGAAAGACACCCTCATTGCCGACCTCCCCTGATCGTCCGAGCTTTACTGTCACTCCAGAAAGTTTCAACCAGCAAACCAAACCTCCAGTCAGTGCGTCCAAGTCTAAGTCAAACtactctgcagcaggaaaagcCAAGGCGACTCAGAGCAGCAAGAAGCAGAATTGCCGGACCAGCAAGCACAACCTGGCACTCAGGAATCTCAG GGTCAACGGAGGGCGGTACACGTGCATCGAGTGCAACGGACAAGTTGACGACTTCTTTTCTCATTTCCCAATGGCTTCAAATTGTGGTGCGTGCAGATATCGGACAAGTTGCAAAGTCTCCATTGGTAACCACATGATCAA GTTTCATAGCACCATAaccaaaaacagatttttgaaaatggattACAAGAGGAATTCATCTGCATTAAA ACTGACGCTGGTCTGTCTCAACTGTGACCTCCTTGTGGATGCATCAGGCGGTGACCTGATGACCAAACACTTAACTGATAGACCCCATCACATATGCAAAGTCATTCAGGAGAGAG CAGATATCAAAGCCAAAGATCGATT GAGTCTCCTCTCCAGGCAGCCAGCAAAAGTCATGTTTGTCTTGACACCACCGTCCGATCAAAAACCAAAGGAAATGGACTTAAAACCAGCTGAAAGCATCACATCTGAAAGCGTCATCTCTGAAAGCGTCATCTCTGAAAGCGTCATCTCTGAAAGCGCCATCTCTGAAAGCGTCATATCTGAAAGCGCCATATCTGAAAGTGTTACTCCCGCCGCCATTGAGCCACCAGAACCAGAGCCGATGTTGCCAGCAGATGataaggaaaaggaaaaggaatCCGCAGAGATGAGTGTCAGTGAAGGTACCTCTGAAGGAGAAAAGCAGGCGTCACTTCCCGCTTTGTCATCTTCCTGTACATCAGAGGACGTTTTAGACCCCTGTGAAGAGTCAGCGGGTAACTCAGAGAGCGCAGTTGTCAAAGAGGAGCTCCCTGAACCCGAGGCTGAGGAACAACAAACTAAAACAGAATGA
- the znf280d gene encoding zinc finger protein 280C isoform X3 yields the protein MSELFMECVEEELEPWQKQAPEVHLIDDDDDDDEPIFVGVLSNNQKDAKPKPSPPQSAEKQDIKRPAPKSAIGASPIMLPLSVAGNAVNTVVPNLTTVTPQPVIVNNQGFIVASPQLANSSEFIASLGSQYPPGTSFTIVPAGQQQLFQQVSPTTVIPGVVHRPQVQQISNNVVTLSNVQSPAVYSAQSHQLQLNRSNPQPLQTFSVPAKANNNNKDPVLVKRGLPPQPVDNAAKRAKLDIVPTKLILPLDNGYMKKKCPKCQEEFLTQEALKFHVVSCCAVVECTSPSALNAANKRIMLVSDFYYGRFMGDGMKKEQKTNTTFKCQSCLKVLKNNIRFMNHMKHHLELEKQNSESWESHTTCQHCYRQYLTPFQLQCHIESAHSPIESSTNCKICELAFESEQVLLEHMKDNHKPGEMPYVCQVCNYRSSFFSDVETHFRSVHENTKDLLCPFCLKVLRSSHMYMQHYMKHQKKGIHRCGKCRLNFLTYKEKLEHKTHVHKTFRKPQALEGLPPGTKVTIRASLTGKTPSLPTSPDRPSFTVTPESFNQQTKPPVSASKSKSNYSAAGKAKATQSSKKQNCRTSKHNLALRNLRVNGGRYTCIECNGQVDDFFSHFPMASNCGACRYRTSCKVSIGNHMIKFHSTITKNRFLKMDYKRNSSALKLTLVCLNCDLLVDASGGDLMTKHLTDRPHHICKVIQERDIKAKDRLSLLSRQPAKVMFVLTPPSDQKPKEMDLKPAESITSESVISESVISESVISESAISESVISESAISESVTPAAIEPPEPEPMLPADDKEKEKESAEMSVSEGTSEGEKQASLPALSSSCTSEDVLDPCEESAGNSESAVVKEELPEPEAEEQQTKTE from the exons ATGTCTGAACTTTTTATGGAGTGTGTCGAGGAAGAGCTGGAGCCGTGGCAGAAACAAGCTCCTGAAGTTCATTTgatagatgatgatgatgatgacgatgaacCCATCTTCGTAGGAGTGCTCT CTAATAACCAGAAAGATGCCAAGCCTAAACCTTCACCTCCTCAGAGTGCAGAGAAACAAGACATAAAGCGTCCTGCTCCCAAGTCTGCCATTGGTGCCTCACCAATAATGCTGCCCTTGAgtgtggctggaaatgcagtgaatACTGTGGTACCCAATCTGACAACAGTGACCCCCCAGCCTGTTATTGTCAATAACCAG GGCTTCATAGTCGCTTCTCCGCAATTGGCAAACAGCAGTGAGTTTATTGCCTCTCTTGGGAGCCAGTACCCTCCTGGGACTTCATTTACAATTGTACCAG CTGGTCAACAGCAGCTTTTTCAGCAGGTCTCCCCAACCACGGTAATACCTGGTGTTGTCCACCGGCCTCAGGTGCAACAAATCAGCAACAACGTTGTGACGTTGTCTAACGTCCAAAGTCCTGCTGTGTATTCAGCACAATCTCACCAGCTGCAGCTCAACCGTTCCAATCCACAACCTCTTCAGACCTTCTCTGTGCCTGCAAAGgccaataacaataacaaag ATCCAGTCCTAGTCAAACGAGGATTACCACCACAGCCAGTAGACAACGCAGCAAAAAGAGCCAAGCTTGATATAG tgCCAACAAAATTAATTCTCCCTTTGGATAATGGGTATATGAAGAAAAAGTGCCCAAAGTGTCAAGAAGAATTCCTTACACAGGAGGCCCTGAAATTTCatgttgtg AGCTGCTGCGCAGTCGTGGAATGTACATCTCCATCAGCCCTGAACGCTGCAAACAAGCGCATCATGCTGGTCTCAGATTTCTACTACGGCCGGTTTATGGGAGATGGGATGAAGAAGGAACAGAAGACCAACACCACGTTCAAGTGCCAGAGCTGTTTAAAAGTTCTCAAGAACAATATCAG GTTCATGAACCATATGAAGCACCACCTGGAGCTTGAAAAGCAGAACAGCGAGAGCTGGGAAAGCCACACAACTTGCCAGCATTGCTACCGACAGTACCTGACTCCGTTCCAGCTGCAGTGCCACATCGAGAGCGCCCACAGCCCGATCGAATCCTCAA CCAACTGCAAGATATGTGAGCTGGCGTTTGAGTCGGAGCAAGTTCTTCTGGAACACATGAAGGACAATCATAAGCCCGGGGAAATGCCCTACGTCTGCCAG GTCTGCAACTACCGGTCCTCCTTCTTCTCAGATGTGGAGACACATTTCCGAAGTGTCCATGAAAACACGAAAGACCTGCTCTGTCCCTTCTGTCTCAAAGTTCTCAGAAGTAGTCATATGTACATGCAACACTACATGAAACATCAG aaaaAAGGGATCCATCGCTGTGGAAAATGCCGACTGAACTTTCTCACCTACAAGGAGAAACTGGAGCACAAGACTCACGTCCACAAGACTTTCAGAAAGCCTCAAGCCCTGGAAGGCCTTCCTCCAGGAACAAAG GTGACCATTCGAGCATCCCTCACGGGAAAGACACCCTCATTGCCGACCTCCCCTGATCGTCCGAGCTTTACTGTCACTCCAGAAAGTTTCAACCAGCAAACCAAACCTCCAGTCAGTGCGTCCAAGTCTAAGTCAAACtactctgcagcaggaaaagcCAAGGCGACTCAGAGCAGCAAGAAGCAGAATTGCCGGACCAGCAAGCACAACCTGGCACTCAGGAATCTCAG GGTCAACGGAGGGCGGTACACGTGCATCGAGTGCAACGGACAAGTTGACGACTTCTTTTCTCATTTCCCAATGGCTTCAAATTGTGGTGCGTGCAGATATCGGACAAGTTGCAAAGTCTCCATTGGTAACCACATGATCAA GTTTCATAGCACCATAaccaaaaacagatttttgaaaatggattACAAGAGGAATTCATCTGCATTAAA ACTGACGCTGGTCTGTCTCAACTGTGACCTCCTTGTGGATGCATCAGGCGGTGACCTGATGACCAAACACTTAACTGATAGACCCCATCACATATGCAAAGTCATTCAGGAGAGAG ATATCAAAGCCAAAGATCGATT GAGTCTCCTCTCCAGGCAGCCAGCAAAAGTCATGTTTGTCTTGACACCACCGTCCGATCAAAAACCAAAGGAAATGGACTTAAAACCAGCTGAAAGCATCACATCTGAAAGCGTCATCTCTGAAAGCGTCATCTCTGAAAGCGTCATCTCTGAAAGCGCCATCTCTGAAAGCGTCATATCTGAAAGCGCCATATCTGAAAGTGTTACTCCCGCCGCCATTGAGCCACCAGAACCAGAGCCGATGTTGCCAGCAGATGataaggaaaaggaaaaggaatCCGCAGAGATGAGTGTCAGTGAAGGTACCTCTGAAGGAGAAAAGCAGGCGTCACTTCCCGCTTTGTCATCTTCCTGTACATCAGAGGACGTTTTAGACCCCTGTGAAGAGTCAGCGGGTAACTCAGAGAGCGCAGTTGTCAAAGAGGAGCTCCCTGAACCCGAGGCTGAGGAACAACAAACTAAAACAGAATGA